One segment of Octopus sinensis unplaced genomic scaffold, ASM634580v1 Contig15825, whole genome shotgun sequence DNA contains the following:
- the LOC115230585 gene encoding P-selectin-like, protein MISRKFYFLFLIILTVKSENNTFGNVMKKIVSEYSNSTSTENNYAPWFFEQIINILNCGPLSTLKNSRIHYIVKWEEAKIHLKQKCNRYFEASVENTADIICSNGKWMYEDKKCKLITCPIFHKPARSFMINVAYSYNSVIRFSCLSGCFLRGSNSIRCQENKQWSSLPPICEIVKCLPPNPPKHGNVNNTNEVKVNETIHFSCLKPYSLKGESVLTCLSDGSWNFPAPVCTLNCFVPEIAGRVVTISEGTILKPRTLINEGGKVIYSCKRSFIPIAFGVVQCLSSKWYPDIQCRNACKMRNEMG, encoded by the coding sequence ATGATATCCagaaaattttatttccttttcttaatTATATTAACAGTGAAGAGTGAAAATAATACATTTGGAAATGTTATGAAAAAGATCGTATCTGAATACAGTAATTCGACTTCAACCGAAAACAACTATGCTCCGTGGTTTTttgaacaaattataaatatcctAAACTGTGGTCCTTTATCGACATTAAAGAACAGTCGGATACATTATATTGTGAAATGGGAAGAGGCAAAAATACATCTGAAACAAAAGTGCAACCGCTATTTTGAAGCAAGCGTAGAGAATACAGCCGATATTATTTGTTCGAATGGTAAATGGATGTATGAAGATAAAAAATGTAAGTTAATAACTTGCCCGATTTTTCATAAACCTGCACGCAGTTTCATGATAAATGTTGCATACTCATATAACTCTGTTATTCGTTTTTCCTGCCTGTCTGGTTGTTTTTTACGAGGAAGCAATTCAATACGTTGTCAAGAAAATAAACAGTGGTCGTCTCTCCCACCAATCTGTGAAATTGTTAAATGTCTCCCACCGAACCCACCCAAACATGGCAAtgtaaacaatacaaatgaagttaAAGTTAACGAAACAATTCATTTCAGTTGCTTAAAGCCATATAGTCTGAAAGGTGAATCTGTATTAACTTGTCTTTCAGACGGCAGCTGGAACTTTCCGGCACCTGTTTGTACTTTGAATTGCTTtgtacctgaaattgctggtagAGTGGTGACTATTTCTGAAGGTACAATATTAAAACCAAGAACCTTAATCAACGAAGGAGGAAAAGTCATATATTCTTGCAAACGATCCTTCATTCCTATCGCGTTTGGTGTCGTTCAATGCTTGTCAAGTAAATGGTATCCAGATATACAGTGCAGAAACGCGTGTAAAATGAGAAACGAAATgggttaa